Proteins encoded together in one Chrysemys picta bellii isolate R12L10 chromosome 22, ASM1138683v2, whole genome shotgun sequence window:
- the LOC103306530 gene encoding cytochrome c oxidase assembly protein COX14 gives MVSAKQLADFGYKAFSGSMMLLTVYGGYLCSARVYRYFQRQKALKQLEQNPLNPGAMED, from the coding sequence ATGGTCTCCGCCAAGCAGCTAGCGGACTTCGGGTACAAGGCCTTCTCCGGCTCCATGATGCTTCTGACCGTCTACGGGGGCTATCTCTGCAGCGCCAGAGTTTACCGTTACTTCCAGCGCCAAAAAGCCCTGAAGCAGCTTGAACAGAACCCGCTAAACCCGGGGGCCATGGAAGACTGA